TTAACCCTAACAAACAAAAAATTAAAATTAGGCAGGTAGATGTTAGTGTTTTTGTGGAAGGAGATAAGGTAAAAGATCTAAGTCAGGAGTTTGATATTACTGCTATGCCAAATAGTGAGTTTGTAATTCCTATAGATGTAACGCTTTCGCTTAGCGACCTTAATATGAACCTGCTTAGCACAGCTTTGAGTATGCTTAATGGCGCTGAGAAAAGAATACGCTATGAGGGACACGCCCGGGTAACAGTAAATGGCTTACCATTTCGGGTACCTTTTGAACATGAAGACAAAGTTAAAATTGAACCTTAACTAACTGTTCCAGTAAGCATCCATATAGGTTTCTTTCAGCTGTAGCCTGCGACCATCCCAGCTTTCCTGCTTAAGCAGAATGTTGGGATAATTGCTTCCAAACCAATACGTATTAGTTTTGTCATCATCTAGCTGCACCTCTACCTTCCATACTTCATCTACCTGGCTTAGGTCATACTTCGTATCCAGACTGAAAGCCGCATCTTTACTTACAGCAAAGTTAGCCTGGTAGATTTTTGGTTTTGTAGCTTTACTATTTACCTGCGATTCTGCTACTGCCTGCTTAAATTGCAATCCCTCCTGAAAATCCAGTGCTCTTAGCGCATGCGATAATTGATCTTCAAACATAATATTGCCGTCTATCATCATTTCGCCTATGCCTTGTCCGTCCCAATAGCTATTATAGCCAAACTTGTACTTACGCCCTTCCTCTAAAAAATACTTGGATGTGTTGCCACACCACTCTTGTGAGGTGTTGGTAAGCTTATACACCGTAGAGGGTTGCTCCCTTTTATAAAAAATACTGGTGAGGTAGTGATAAGGATAGTTATCTGTAGGGATGCGGCAAAATTTATTGACCTTCATCACATCAAAAAGGTCTTTGCGATCATAATCGTCTGTTTTTACTTTATATTTCTCGTTAAATGTCTCTTTTACGAGGATAAATACATACTCAAAATCACGAGCTTTGCCATACACCACTCGCTGGGCATCATATTTTGCCACTTCTGCTGTACCCTGCTCCCACCTAGCATCCATGGCCCATTGAGCATTAAAATGACTGGCGGCTTCTACCGGGCTTTTTGCCGAACTTCCGGTACAGGCATACAAGCCCGTCATGGCGGCCAGAAATAAGAGCAACATGCCTATATTCTCATCAACAACTCTTCTCATGATTGCAAGATTTGTATTAAGGTTTGTTCTACTAC
This window of the Porifericola rhodea genome carries:
- a CDS encoding LEA type 2 family protein — protein: MIWLVVMAIGMVACTTPEAPDFEGVKNFKIDVQGLSKAKINGDAVFFNPNKQKIKIRQVDVSVFVEGDKVKDLSQEFDITAMPNSEFVIPIDVTLSLSDLNMNLLSTALSMLNGAEKRIRYEGHARVTVNGLPFRVPFEHEDKVKIEP